From a region of the Rhipicephalus microplus isolate Deutch F79 chromosome X, USDA_Rmic, whole genome shotgun sequence genome:
- the LOC119177307 gene encoding F-box/LRR-repeat protein 12 has translation MRGVTIMTAFDADGLPDVVLLQIFRLLKFSDLCKVGRVCRRWYGLSRSQALWTCVDASAPEISSVQMDRLASVLTDSVRWLYVSSFLHCGLFLSPGALRDLRAHCPYLSTLVIKSALLTTLDDFAPVTVGDLPPTLKTLSLRHSFFQVDQFFSLLAIRNLSILDLSFCWCVSDQDIPFVTQLPNLRELYLEYCEDIRDTGVALVVSRGHNLKTLALDGTKITDEAIRTIAENALALERLYVGSTAVTDIGVLHLSKGKCFSLQELCLFSTRVTIQTMKVLVDVFPQLQWLNLENTLIDIEDSPLIVKHVPPGCTVLVDGVRFHLGVGCNHSVDRLRLQD, from the exons atgcGTGGAGTCACTATCATGACAGCATTTGATGCAGATGGGCTGCCCGACGTGGTACTTCTGCAGATATTCAGGCTCTTGAAGTTCTCTGATCTATGCAAAGTTGGGAG GGTTTGCCGCCGTTGGTATGGTCTCTCACGGAGCCAGGCCCTGTGGACATGTGTGGATGCCAGTGCACCTGAAATCAGCTCAGTGCAGATGGACAGGCTGGCCTCGGTGTTAACAGACTCTGTTCGGTGGCTGTATGTGTCGAGCTTCTTGCACTGCGGCCTTTTTCTGTCTCCGGGAGCTCTGCGGGACCTTCGAGCTCACTGCCCTTACTTGTCCACCCTTGTGATCAAGAGTGCCCTTCTGACAACTCTTGACGACTTTGCCCCTGTCACTGTTGGGGACCTCCCACCCACTCTCAAGACCCTTTCACTTCGCCACTCATTTTTCCAAGTGGACCAGTTCTTCTCACTTTTGGCCATTCGCAACCTGAGCATCCTCGACTTGAGCTTTTGTTGGTGTGTCTCGGACCAAGATATTCCTTTCGTCACACAACTCCCAAATCTTCGTGAGCTCTACCTGGAATATTGCGAGGACATCCGGGACACGGGTGTTGCATTGGTTGTAAGCCGTGGCCATAACTTGAAAACCTTGGCCCTTGATGGTACTAAAATCACAGATGAGGCCATCCGCACTATTGCTGAGAATGCACTTGCACTGGAAAGACTGTATGTTGGCAGCACTGCTGTTACTGATATTGGTGTTTTGCACCTCTCTAAAGGAAAGTGCTTCTCATTACAGGAACTTTGTCTTTTTAGCACAAGGGTTACCATACAGACAATGAAGGTGCTGGTTGATGTTTTCCCTCAGCTGCAATGGCTGAACTTGGAGAACACACTCATTGATATTGAAGATAGTCCCCTGATTGTCAAGCATGTGCCACCCGGTTGCACTGTTCTTGTGGATGGGGTACGCTTTCATCTAGGGGTTGGCTGCAACCATTCTGTGGACCGGTTGCGACTACAGGATTGA